ACCGGGTCGAGATGAGCGCGCGGGCGGGCGGCCCGAAGACCCACTTCCACCGCACCATCTCGGAGTCCTTCTTCATCCTCGGGGGTACCGTGCGGCTCTTCGACGGCGAACAGTGGGTCGACGCCCGGCAGGGCGACTTCCTGCACGTCCCGCAGGGCGGGCTGCACGCCTTCCGCAACGACTCCGACACCCCGGCCGAGATGGAGCGGGCGAGGTTCTTCGACGAACACGACTCGTACTTCGTGGAGTAGGCGGGAAACGGGAGACAGGGCTGTGAGCACCATCGCGTTCCTCAACATCGGCATGCACGGGCACATCAATCCGACGCTGCCGGTGGTGGCCGAGCTCGTCCGGCGCGGGCACACGGTCACATACCACACCTCGCCGGCGTTCCGTCAGGAGATCGAGGCCACGGGCGCGTCCGTGCGTCTCTACCCCGGCGGCGAGCAGCCGTTGCCCGATCCCCCGACGCCGGTCACCCTGCTGGAGTCGCTCGCGACCACGAGTCTGCGTCTGCTGCCCACCGTGCTGGACGACCTGCGCCGCGACGGGCCCGACCTGATCGTCCACGACAGTTCCTGTCTGTGGGGCGCGGTGGCGGCACGCGAACTGGGTGTGCCGGCGGCCTCGTCGTTCACCACGTTCGCCTTCAACCGGCAGGTGCCGAGCCCCACGCACGCCTCGTGGGATCTGCTGGCGGCGGCTCGTGGTCAACTCGGGAGTGTACGGGGCTACTTGCGGGCCCGCCGGGAGCTGCGCCGCCGGTTCGACGCGCGCGGGCTGCCGCCGCTCGACCTGCTGAACATCCGCCAGGGGCTCAACCTGGTGTACACATCACGGGCGTTCCAGCCCGCCGTCGAGCACTTCGACGAGTCCTACCGGTTCGTCGGCCCGAGCATCGGTGCCCGCCCGGCCGATCCGTCGTTCGACGCCGGCCGGCTCCGGAGTCCGGTGCTGTACGCCTCGCTCGGCACGGTGTTCGGCGCCGATCCGAAGCTGCTGCGTACGTTCGCCGTCGCGCTCGCCCCGCTGGGCGGCACGGTGATCGTGTCCACCGGGCAGACCGACCCCGGGGCTCTGGGGCCGCTGCCCGCCAATGTGGTTCCGCTGCGTTTCGTACCGCAGTTGGAGGTTCTGGACCGTGCGGCGCTGTTCGTCACCCACGGTGGGATGAACAGTGTCAACGAGGCCATGCAGGCGGGGGTCCCGATGCTGGTGGTCCCGCAGGGCGCCGACCAGCCGATGACGGCGGCTCGTGTGGTCGAGCTCGGCGCGGGTCTGTCGATCCGTACCGAGGACGTCGACAAGGGCTCGGTGCGCGCCCTCGCCCGACGTCTGCTGCACGAGCCCGCCTTCCGGGAGGCGGCGGCCACTCTGAAGGCCGCCCAGCGTGACGCGGGCGGCTACCGGAGGGCGGCCGCCGAACTGGAGCAGTACATGCACGTGGCGGGCGCTGCCCGCCGACCGGTCACCGATCCGGCACGGCGGGGCTGAGTCATGTCCCTCGTCATCGTGCTGCTGCTGTTCGCCGGGCTGTCGGAGGCCGCCGGGCGCATCCTCCCGCTGCTGGCGCGCCGGCCGGGCATGCCCCGGAACCTGGTGGTCGGGCTGCTGATCGGCGCCGGTCTGGTCGAGGCCGCCGTATTCACGCTGTGGCCGCTGACCGCGTGGACCCTGGCCGAGCTGCCGGTGTCCTCCCCTCCGGCGGGCGAGGCCCTGGAGTGGACGCCGGGTCTGGCCGCCCCGCTGCTGCTGTGCGCCGTGCTCGCGTTCCCGCTGCTCGGACCCCTGCTCCACCTGGTGCTGTTCGTGGCGGTCGGCGCCGGTCTGGCCGGACCGCTCGCTGCGGCAACCGACCTCGGCTGGTGGGGCGCCGCCGGCTGCGTGGCCGTCGCCGGGGTGGGACTGGGCCTTGCCGTGGAAGCCGTACGGCGGCTGGTCGTGCGGCTCAGCACGCCTCGTACACCGGAGCCGATCTCATGAACGACTTCCTGCTCTGGGCCTGCGTGCTCGGGCCCGTCCTGCTCGCCGAGGGGCTGCTGGCCCGCTACGAGGTGCTGGCCTACAGCGCCGGCTTCCGGGCACCCACCACCGAGCTGCCCGAGGGCATGCCCTACGCCCGGGGCGCGGCCGCCGACGCTCCCCCGGCGGCGTACCTGGTCTACCTGGACGGCATCGGCAAGCGCCGCGTGCGGGACACCCGGGACGGCGGGCAGCTGGTCAAGGCGGTGCTCGCCGGGGCGCCCGAGCTGCGGGTTTTGGGCCAGGTGCAGCCCTACTCGCCACTGGCCGACCCGCTCGCCGACCGTCCGGTGTGGGCGTGGCTGCGCCGGCACATCGGTCTGCTGCTGTTCCTGCACAACGTCATGCAGATCTTCGTCGCCGCCGACCACCGCTACCGGCCCCTGTACAACCGGGCCGTCGGCTCCCAGATCGCCACGCAGCTGCGGCTGGCCGGCTACCGGCCCGGCAGCGGGGTGCCGGTCGTGCTGCTCAGCTACAGCGGCGGGGCGCAGGTCGCCACCGGCGCGGTCGGTGAACTGCACGCCCGGCTGCGCTGCCCGCTCGTGGTGATCACGCTCGGCGGGTTCCACAACGGCGCCAACGACCTCTCACGAGTCGAGCAGCTGCACCGCCTCACCAGTGCGTACGACCGGATCGAGCGGGTCGGCACCTGGATGTTCCCGCAGCGCTGGCCCCTGTTCCGCGGGAGCGGCTGGAACCGGGCCCGGCGCGCCGGGAAGGTCACCGTGCATCGGCTCGATCCGGCGACCCACCTCGGCCCCCGCAGCTACATCAGCCGGGACCGGACGCTACCCGACGGGCGCAGCCTTCTCGACCGCACGACCGACACGGTGATCTCCCTCATCCGCGCCCGGCAGGACGCGCCGGCGGCGACGGACCGGCCCGTGCCGTGAGCGCCCGGTCAGCCGGCGTCGTCGAGTCCGGCGACCAGTCCGCGCAGGAGAGGGCCGTACTCGGGGTGGGCGAGGGCGGACGCCATCTGGGCGACCAGGTAGTCGGCCGGATTGCCGGTGTCGTACCAGCGGCCCTTGATGACCTGCCCGTACACCGCGCGGGTGGCGGCGTAGGCGTTGATGGCGTCGGTCAGATAGACCTCGCCGGTCCGGTGCTCGTACCAGCGGCGGGTCTGCTCGCGCAGTTCGTCGATGATGCCGGGGGTGACGACGTACCCGCCGATGGCCGCGTACGAGGACGGGGCGGAGGCGGGCTCGGGCTTCTCGACCAGGCCGGTGATGCGCAGCTGGCCGTCCCCGAGGTCCTCCTTGACGATGGGGACGCCGTAGCGCTGGGACTCGGTCGGGTCCATGGGCAGCAGGGCCAGCACCGGGCAGCCGGTCTGCTCGTAGGCACGGATCAGCTGCTGGGCGCGGGGCACCTCGGCCACGAAGACGTCGTCGGGCCACAGCACGAGCACCGGTTCGTCGCCGAAGGAGCGGGCGGCGTTCAGCACCGGGGTGCCGTTGCCGTACGGGCCGTACTGGTCGAGGTAGGTGATGTGGCCCTTGCGGGCCAGCTCGGCGACCTCCTCGACGGCGTCGGCGTAGGCCGTCTTGCCGTCGGTGCGGAGCTGTTCGACGAGGGCGGGGTTGGGGCGGAAGTGGTCCTGGATGAGGCTCTTGCCGCCGGAGACCACGATGGTGATGTCGGTGATTCCGGAGTCCACCAGCTCGCGCACGGTGTGCTCGATGACCGGCTTGTCGCCGACCGGGAGCATCTCCTTGGGTGTCGCCTTCGTCAGGGGCAGCAGTCGGGAGCCGAGTCCGGCGGCGGGGATCACAGCCCTGCGGATCGTCGGGGACATCGCATCTCTCTCGGTCGGTCGGCGCGTCGCACCGGCAGGCGCGGCACGATCGACGCTACCAACGCCTGTCACGACCCCGCCGGGCGCCCACCGGCGCAGCCCGCGCCGCCGGCGCTCCCCCGTCGAGCCCACTGTCACAGATGGGCCCTCCGGCCTGTCTATCTCTATATGCCTCTCCTGCCAGATGTCACCGTTGATCCGCCGAGCCCGGAGCCACGGGACGCCTACGAGGTCAGTGCCGAGTTCTACGACATCCTTCAGGCGGACCGGGACAGGGCCCGGGTGCACCGGTTCTACGCCCGCGACGTGCGTACCGCCCGCAGGGGCGTGCTGGACGTCGGTGCCGGGACCGGGCGGGTCACGCTCATGAGCCTCGCCGAGTCGCGGGTTCCCGTGCACGCGGTCGAGCCGACGCGCTGCATGCGGTCGCTGCTGATGACCCGCCTCGCGGCCCTGCCCGCCGGCATGAGGACGCGGGTCACCGTGCACCCCCAGGGGCTCGGCGAGGCCGGGCTGCGGGAGGTCGCGGACGTGGCGATATGCCACAACACGATCGGCTGTCTCCCGCCGGACGCGCGCCGCGCCCTGTGGCCGGCCGTCGCCGAAGCGCTGCTGCCGGGCGGGGTGCTCCTCGTCCATCTCCCGCCCGACCGCCTCCCCCGTGACGAGGCCACGCACGTCCTGCCGGCCCAGAAGGTCGGCCAGCACGTGTACGGAGGGCGCATGGTGATGTCGGCCGACGCGGACCGGATCCGTACCCGCTTCGAGTACTGGGTACGCGGCGCGCGGGGTGTCCTGCGCGAGTACACGGAGACGTTCTGGATGTGGCCGGCCTCCCTGGCGGAAGTGATCGCGGAGCTCGCGGGCTCCGGGTTCGTACCGCTGCCCGGACGGGCCGATCCCGCCGTGCTGACCGTGCGGCTCGGGCGTTGAAGGACGTCCGGCGGAGGCGGCCCCGGCCGCGCGTCCGGCCCTACCCGCTTGTAGCCTGGTCGTCCAGGACTGGAGGACATTCCATGCGCGCCGAGGACGGCACCGACTCCCTCGACCGGGCAGCACAGCAGTTCATGGCGGCGCGCCCCCAGCTCTTCGGTATCGCCTACCGCATCCTCGGCACCGCCGCGGAGGCCGAGGACGTCGTCCAGGACGCGTGGCTGCGGTGGCAGAAGACCGACCGCGGCGAGATCAAGGAGCCGGCCGCGTTCCTCGCGACCGTCACCGCCCGGCTGGCGATCAACGTCGCCCAGTCCGCCAGGATGCGGCGTGAGTCGTACACCGGGCCCTGGCTGCCGGAGCCGGTCGACACCAAAGCGGATCCGCAGCTGGGTGCCGAGCGGGCCGAGGCGCTCGACATGGCGGTGCTCCTGCTCCTGGAGAAGCTCAACCCCGTGGAACGGGCCGCGTATGTGCTGCGGGAGGCCTTCGACTACCCGTACAAGCGGATCGCGGAGATCCTGGAGACGAACGAGGCGAACACCCGCCAGCTGGTGACCCGGGCCCGCAAGCACATGACGGCGGAGCGCAAGGAGCCGGTCAGTTCGACCGCGCACAAGCGCCTGCTGGAGGTGTTCCTCGACGCGGCCCGGACCGGCAGCCTGTCGGGGCTGGAGAACGTCCTCGCGGAGGACGTGGTCAGCTACGCCGACGGCGGCGGCATCCGCGGGGCGTCCAAGATCCCGGTCGTCGGCCGGCTGCACGTCTCCAAGTACCTCGTCGCCTTCGCCCCGCGGTTCTGGCCGCCGGCGGAGGTCCGCTGGGTCGAGGCCAACGGCCGGCCGGCGGTCCTCGTGTCGGCCGAGGGAAACCCGGTGGCGCTGCTCTGCGTCGACGTCTCCGAGCGGGGCATCGAACGCATCATGTGGGTCATGAACCCGGCCAAGCTCGCTCCCTACGTGGCGTCGCTGACCGACTGAGGCCGACGGCCGCACCCCTCCTCGCGCCGACGGGTGTCACAGGTTCGGTGACTCGTCGGTCAACCTGCCACACCCTCGACCAGGCTGAGGTGCGGCGAAGATGGCATGTGGAGTGACCGGTGCGGGGGTCCCGCCCCGCTGCCGGGCGGGAGGCGCCCGATGAGCGAGCCGTTCGAGTTGCCGGGACTGTCCGCCGAGAAGGACTACGCCGGTGAGTCCTTCGCCCCCATCTACACCACCACGGTGACGGTGAACGGCGGCCCTTCGAGTCACGGACGGGCCTCCGGCAGGGCACGCTCGTCCGACGGGGTCCTCGACATCGACCTGCGCATGCCCGCCGAACTGGGCGGCGACGGCCGGGGCACGAACCCCGAGCAGCTGTTCGCGGCCGGGTTCGCCGCCTGCTTCCACGGCGCCCTGAGCCTGGTGGCACGCCAGGAGGAACTCGACCCGGCCCCGATCGCCGTCGAGGCCACCGTGTCCTTCGGCCGCGACCCCGGCGACGGCGGCTACCTGCTGCACATCGACCTGCTGGTCGGCTGGCCGGACATCGACCCGGAGATCGCCGCCCCACTCCTGGAGAGGGCCGACTCGCTGTGCCCGTACGCACGGATGGCCTGGCGGGGAACACCGACGACGATCACCTTGGCGTAGGAGATCTCTGTGTCACAGACCGGGGAGCTGCACGGTCTGACGAGGTGACCCTCCGGACACCCGACTCGCCGTGTGCGACATCCGAGACGAGGAATCCCCGTGAACAACTTTGTGATCGTCGGCGGCGGCCTTGCCGCAGGCAAGGCGGCGGAGAAGCTGCGGGAGCACGGCCACAGCGGCCGGATCGTCATCGTCGGTGACGAACGTGAGAAGCCGTACGTGCGGCCGCCGCTGTCGAAGGGCTATCTGCTGGGCACGGAGGAGCGCGATTCGATCTTCGTGCATCCCGACGACTGGTACCTGGACAACGACGTCGAGCTGCTGCTCGGCACGCGCGCGAGCGCCATCGAGCCGAGCGCCCGGCAGGTGGCCCTGGAGGACGGCCGTCAGCTCTCCTACGACCAGCTCCTGCTGGCGACCGGATCGTCGCCGCGGCGGCTGGCCGTCCCGGGGGCCGACCTCGACAACGTCCTGTACCTGCGCCGGGTGGAGGACAGCGAACGGCTCAAGGCCGCCTTCCGGGCGGGCAGGAACATCGTCGTGATCGGCGGCGGATGGATCGGCCTGGAGACCGCGGCGGCCGCCCGGACGGCCGGCGCCGACGTGACCGTCCTCGAACACTCGGAGCTTCCGCTGCTGAAGGTGCTGGGGCGGGAGGCGGCCGAGGTGTTCGCCGCGCTGCACGCCGACCACGGCGTCGAACTCCTGCCGAACGCGGGGGTGGAGTCGCTCACCGGGACCGACGGCAGGGTGAGCGGGGTGCGGCTCGCCGACGGCCGGCACGTGCCCGCGGACGCCGTGGTCGTCGGCATCGGCATCACCCCGAACGTGGGGCTCGCCGAGGACGCGGGCCTGGAGGTGAACAACGGCATCGTGACCGACGAGCACCTGCGGACCTCGGTGGACGGCATCCTCGCCGCCGGTGACGTCGCCAACGCCCGCCACCCGCTGCTCGGCCGTCACCTGCGGGTCGAGCACTGGGCCAACGCCCTGCACCAGCCGGAGGTCGCCGCGCTGAGCATGCTCGGCAGGGACGCCGTGTACGACCGGCTGCCGTACTTCTTCACCGATCAGTACGACCTCGGCATGGAGTACACGGGCCATGTGGAGCCGGGTGGCTACGACCGTGTCGTCTTCCGGGGCGAGCCGTCCGAGCGCCGGTTCATCGCGTTCTGGATGGCGGGCCGTCGGGTGCTGGCCGGGATGAACGTCAACGTGTGGGACGTCGTCGACGCGATCCGCACGCTCATCACCTCCGGCGCGGACGTCGACGACAAGCTCCTCGCCGATCCCGACGTTCCCCTGGACCGCGTCCTGTCCGGACACGACAAGTGACGACGAACACACGCAGAAGGGACCCCCGGGCGCCGGAAGACTGTCACAGATGAGCCGCCGGTCCGGTCGTAACTGGTGACATCCCCCCGATCGGAGAAGACCGTGGCTATCACCGAACAACGTCTTTCCACCATGGTGCTGGTGATCGGCACCGGCGGTGCGGGTCTGCGCGCGGCGATCGAACTGGCCGAGGCCGGTGTCGACGTCCTCGCGGTCGGCAAGCGCCCCAAGGAGGACGCACACACGGCGCTGGCCGCCGGCGGCATCAACGCGGCCCTGGCCACGATGGACCCCGAGGACAGCTGGCAGCAGCACGCGGCGGACACGATCAAGGAGAGCTATCTGCTCGCCGATCCCCGCACCGTCGAGATCGTCACCCAGGGCGCCGCCCGCGGCATCGACGACCTGGAGCGGTACGGCATGGCCTTCGCCCGCGAGGAGGACGGCCGTATCTCCCAGCGGTTCTTCGGCGCGCACAAGTTCCGGCGGACCGCGTTCGCCGGCGACTACACCGGTCTGGAGATCCAGCGCACGCTCATCAGGCGAGCCCAGCAGCTCGACATCCCCGTGCTCGACGGTGTCTACATCACCCGGCTGCTGGTGCACGACGGCGCCGTCTTCGGTGCCTACGGCTTCGACCTCGCGAGCGGGCGGCGCTACCTGATCCAGGCGGACGCGGTGATCCTCGCCGCGGGCGGCCACACGCGGATCTGGCGGCGCACCTCCTCGCGGCGCGACGAGAACACCGGCGACTCCTTCCGGCTGGCCGTGGACGCGGGCGCGCGGCTGCGCGACGCCGAGCTGGTGCAGTTCCACCCCTCCGGGATCATCGAGCCGGAGAACGCGGCCGGGACCCTGGTCAGCGAGGCCGCCCGCGGCGAGGGCGGGATCCTGCGCAACGCCCTCGGGGAGCGGTTCATGGCCCGCTACGACCCCGACCGGATGGAGCTGTCCACGCGCGACCGGGTGGCCCTGGCCTCGTACACGGAGATCAAGGAAGGGCGGGGCACGCCCAACGGCGCGGTGTGGCTCGACGTCTCCCATCTGCCCCGGCAGACGATCATGACGCGGCTCCCCCGCGTCTACCAGACGCTGCTCGACCTGCAGATGCTGGACATCACCCGCGAGCCCATCGAGATCGCGCCGACCGCGCACTACTCGATGGGCGGGGTGTGGGTGCGTCCCGAGGATCACAGCACGGACGTGGCCGGGCTGTACGCCATCGGTGAGGCGTCGAGCGGGCTGCACGGAGCGAACCGGCTCGGCGGGAACAGCCTCATCGAGCTGCTGGTCTTCGGCCGGATCACGGGGCAGGCGGCGGCCGCCTACTCGCAGTCCCTGACCGCGCAGCGGCGTTCGGCGGCGGCCGTCGCCGAGGCCCGTGCGGAGGTCGACGATCTGCTCGCCGCGGACGGGCCGGAGAACGTGCGCGCGCTGCAGCGCGCCATCCGCAACACCATGACGGAGCACGCGGGGGTCGTACGCGACGAGGAGGGCCTGCGGGCGGGCCTCGCGGAGCTCTCTGTGATCGAGAAGCGGATGGCGGACGTCGGCGTGCACCCGGACATCGCCGGCTATCAGGACCTCGCGCACGCCTTCGACCTGAAGTCGGCTGCCATGGCCGCCCGGGCCACGCTCGAATCGGCGCTGGAGCGTCGCGAGACGCGTGGCTGCCACAACCGCAGCGATCACCCCGACCAGGATCCGGCTCTGCGGGTGAATCTCGTGTGGTCCCCGGCGACCGGTGTGACCCGCGAGAGCATCCCGGATGTTCCGGACGAGATTTCCGCGCTGATGCAGGAAGTCTCGACCGAAGGAAAGCTTGTCGAATGAGCCGAGGGCGCCGGGCGGAAAAACTTCCGGATTTCTGCCCGGGGCCTGTCACAGGCAGAACCCCTGCCCTGTCAATTCTGGTGCAGAACGAATTTTCTCCGAGAGGAATCCGTCATGAAGGTCGTAGTGATCGGTGGAACCGGGCTCATCGGCTCGAAGCTGGTCGGCAAGCTGAACGAGCACGGGCACGAGGCGGTCGCGGCCGCGCCCAACACCGGCGTCAACACCCTCACGGGAGAGGGTCTCGCGGAGGTGCTGAAGGGCGCGTCGGTCGTGGTCGACGTGTCCAACTCGCCCTCGTGGGAGGACGAGGCCGTCCTGACCTTCTTCCGGACCTCCACCGCCAACCTGCTCCAGGCGGAGGCCGAGGCCGGTGAGACGCACCACGTGGCGCTGTCCGTGGTCGGCACCGACCGGCTCCAGGAGAGCGGGTACTTCCGTGCCAAGCAGGCGCAGGAAGAGCTGATCAAGGCGTCCGGCATGCCCTACTCCATCGTCCACGCCACCCAGTTCTTCGAGTTCATCAAGGGGATCGCGGACATCTCGACGGACGGTGACACCGTGCACATGTCCTCGGCCAAGTTCCAGCCGATCTACTCCGACGACGTGGCGGCGGCCGTCGGCCGCACCGCGGTGGGCGCGCCCGTCAACGGCGTGGTGGAGATCGCCGGCCCCGAGGTGTTCCAGCTCGACGAGCTGATCCGGAAGACCCTCGCCGACGCGAACGACCCCCGCACGGTCGTCACGGACCCGAAGGCCGGCTACTCCGGTGCCCAGCTCCAGGAGACGACGCTCCTGCCGGGTCCGGACGCGCACATCGCGGAGACCAAGCTGTCCGACTGGATGGCGCGGCAGCAGTAGAACACGGCCGGAAAGTGGCCCCTGCCGACGGGCAGGGGCCATTCCCCGTCATTTGATGTCTCCACTCATTTGATGTCTGCGCTTCGGATTCGCCTTCATGACCGGTCGGTTTATGCGTGCGCGTCCGTCGAGAGGACCGCTTCCAGATGCGCGAGGTCGCCGTACTGGGCCGCGGCGAGGAATGCCTGGACGAGCCGGCGGTGCGCGACGGAGTCCACGGGCTGCCGGGGACGGTCCGCGGCGAGCCGCTCCTGGGCCCTCGACGCCTGCTGCCTGGTGTTGTCGACGCCGATGCCCAGGAGCTCGGCGATCCGGCCGTACGGGTAGTCGAAACCCTCCCGCAGGACGTACACCGCACGCTGCCTGGGTGTCAGCGTCTGCATCAGCAGGCGGACCGCTCCTTCGGCGACGTCGTGCCGCTCCGCCACCGCTTCCGGTGTGGCGTCGAGGTCCGTGGACTCCGGGAGCCAGGGACTGGCGCAGGACTCCCGGCGCTTCCAAGCGGACTGGACGAGGTTGATCGCGAGGCGGGCGGTGGTCGTCCTGAGCAGCGCCGAAGGGTTGCGGACGACGGTGCGGTCGGCCCGCTGCCAGCGCAGCCAGGCTTCCTGGATGACGTCCTCCGCCTCGTCGGTGTCACCGACGATCCGATGGGCGATCTTGAAGAGACCGGGTCTGGCCTGCATGAACACCGATGTGGCGTCGTCGGGTACGACCATCGCCGGGGCGGCCGTCCCGACCGCCCCCTTCCGGCCTGGCCCGGCTTCGACCAGATGCGTCTCCACGACCGGCTCCCTGGCTCGGTGGGTCGGCGGCCCGAAAAGGGGCCTACTCCAACATCCCGCCACGGACGAGCGACCGCACCTCGCGGCCGGGTCAGGGTGTGACGCGTCCCGGGGAAGCGGGTACCGGGCGCCGGGTCATGGCCTGGCGTTCCTGTTCCGTGGTGCCGCCCCAGATGCCGTCCATCGGTCCCGCGTCGAGGGCCCAGGCGAGGCACTGCTCGCGCACCGGGCAGCGCCGGCAGACAGCCTTCGCCTCGTCCGTCTGGATCAGCGTCGGACCGCTGCCGCTGTGCCCGACGGGGAAGAACAGATCAGGGTCCTCGGCCTGGCAGCTCGCCCTTTCACGCCATTCCACGGAAGACCTCCTCGGCGATCGGCTGCCGGTGCCGCACGGGGCGCGGCACGGCCCGTCACTGCTGTGACCGGATGGCGGCCGTTTTCGTGACAGGCGGGCCCCTGTCACAGGGCGCGGGCCTGTCCGGTCACACCTGACGAGCGGACGCATCACGAGAACGATGCGGTGGTCGTCCTGGGGAGCTGCGCGCGAGGGAGGTCGGGTTGTGGCGGGTGCGGACGATGCGGTGTCGCTGGTGGAGTTGGTGGACGAGCGGCGGCATCTGCTGGATGTGGCGTTCTGGATGCTGGGCAGCGGGCGCGAGGCCGAGCGTGTGATCGACGAGGCGTACCGGCGGTGGTTCGGGCTGCCGGACGCGGAGCGGACCCGGATCTCGGAGCCGCGGTCGTGGTTGTGCCGGGTGGTGGGCGGCGCGTGCCTGTCCCGGCTGGCGTCACCGGGACAGTGCGGGACGGGCGCGGATGAGGTCGGTGGGGCGCTGGTGGACTCTTCGTCCCCGGCGGACCGGGCACGCCGGAGTCTGCGGGACCGGCGGGGGCGGCCGACGTCGGTGGAAGAGCACGACGCGGTGGTGCGGGCGGTGCGTGAGGCGTGTGCGCGTGAGGACGAGGAGGTGCTGGCGTCGTTGCTCGCGGCGGACACGGCGGCGTTCTTCGACGGTGGCGGGAAGGTCCGGGCGCTGATCAGGCCCGTGGAGGGAAGGGGGTCGGTGGCGCGGAGTCTGCTGACGCTGCTGGCGCGGCATCCTCGGACCACGCTGGACAC
The DNA window shown above is from Streptomyces chartreusis and carries:
- a CDS encoding NAD(P)/FAD-dependent oxidoreductase, giving the protein MNNFVIVGGGLAAGKAAEKLREHGHSGRIVIVGDEREKPYVRPPLSKGYLLGTEERDSIFVHPDDWYLDNDVELLLGTRASAIEPSARQVALEDGRQLSYDQLLLATGSSPRRLAVPGADLDNVLYLRRVEDSERLKAAFRAGRNIVVIGGGWIGLETAAAARTAGADVTVLEHSELPLLKVLGREAAEVFAALHADHGVELLPNAGVESLTGTDGRVSGVRLADGRHVPADAVVVGIGITPNVGLAEDAGLEVNNGIVTDEHLRTSVDGILAAGDVANARHPLLGRHLRVEHWANALHQPEVAALSMLGRDAVYDRLPYFFTDQYDLGMEYTGHVEPGGYDRVVFRGEPSERRFIAFWMAGRRVLAGMNVNVWDVVDAIRTLITSGADVDDKLLADPDVPLDRVLSGHDK
- a CDS encoding UTP--glucose-1-phosphate uridylyltransferase, producing the protein MSPTIRRAVIPAAGLGSRLLPLTKATPKEMLPVGDKPVIEHTVRELVDSGITDITIVVSGGKSLIQDHFRPNPALVEQLRTDGKTAYADAVEEVAELARKGHITYLDQYGPYGNGTPVLNAARSFGDEPVLVLWPDDVFVAEVPRAQQLIRAYEQTGCPVLALLPMDPTESQRYGVPIVKEDLGDGQLRITGLVEKPEPASAPSSYAAIGGYVVTPGIIDELREQTRRWYEHRTGEVYLTDAINAYAATRAVYGQVIKGRWYDTGNPADYLVAQMASALAHPEYGPLLRGLVAGLDDAG
- a CDS encoding class I SAM-dependent methyltransferase — encoded protein: MPLLPDVTVDPPSPEPRDAYEVSAEFYDILQADRDRARVHRFYARDVRTARRGVLDVGAGTGRVTLMSLAESRVPVHAVEPTRCMRSLLMTRLAALPAGMRTRVTVHPQGLGEAGLREVADVAICHNTIGCLPPDARRALWPAVAEALLPGGVLLVHLPPDRLPRDEATHVLPAQKVGQHVYGGRMVMSADADRIRTRFEYWVRGARGVLREYTETFWMWPASLAEVIAELAGSGFVPLPGRADPAVLTVRLGR
- a CDS encoding RNA polymerase sigma-70 factor; the encoded protein is MRAEDGTDSLDRAAQQFMAARPQLFGIAYRILGTAAEAEDVVQDAWLRWQKTDRGEIKEPAAFLATVTARLAINVAQSARMRRESYTGPWLPEPVDTKADPQLGAERAEALDMAVLLLLEKLNPVERAAYVLREAFDYPYKRIAEILETNEANTRQLVTRARKHMTAERKEPVSSTAHKRLLEVFLDAARTGSLSGLENVLAEDVVSYADGGGIRGASKIPVVGRLHVSKYLVAFAPRFWPPAEVRWVEANGRPAVLVSAEGNPVALLCVDVSERGIERIMWVMNPAKLAPYVASLTD
- a CDS encoding cupin domain-containing protein, which translates into the protein MSYPKRVYDGDGGEINADFRPADTPPDVGTAGADAIHYLATTTTTRGEFGLYRVEMSARAGGPKTHFHRTISESFFILGGTVRLFDGEQWVDARQGDFLHVPQGGLHAFRNDSDTPAEMERARFFDEHDSYFVE
- a CDS encoding macrolide family glycosyltransferase, which produces MSTIAFLNIGMHGHINPTLPVVAELVRRGHTVTYHTSPAFRQEIEATGASVRLYPGGEQPLPDPPTPVTLLESLATTSLRLLPTVLDDLRRDGPDLIVHDSSCLWGAVAARELGVPAASSFTTFAFNRQVPSPTHASWDLLAAARGQLGSVRGYLRARRELRRRFDARGLPPLDLLNIRQGLNLVYTSRAFQPAVEHFDESYRFVGPSIGARPADPSFDAGRLRSPVLYASLGTVFGADPKLLRTFAVALAPLGGTVIVSTGQTDPGALGPLPANVVPLRFVPQLEVLDRAALFVTHGGMNSVNEAMQAGVPMLVVPQGADQPMTAARVVELGAGLSIRTEDVDKGSVRALARRLLHEPAFREAAATLKAAQRDAGGYRRAAAELEQYMHVAGAARRPVTDPARRG
- a CDS encoding FAD-dependent oxidoreductase, whose amino-acid sequence is MVLVIGTGGAGLRAAIELAEAGVDVLAVGKRPKEDAHTALAAGGINAALATMDPEDSWQQHAADTIKESYLLADPRTVEIVTQGAARGIDDLERYGMAFAREEDGRISQRFFGAHKFRRTAFAGDYTGLEIQRTLIRRAQQLDIPVLDGVYITRLLVHDGAVFGAYGFDLASGRRYLIQADAVILAAGGHTRIWRRTSSRRDENTGDSFRLAVDAGARLRDAELVQFHPSGIIEPENAAGTLVSEAARGEGGILRNALGERFMARYDPDRMELSTRDRVALASYTEIKEGRGTPNGAVWLDVSHLPRQTIMTRLPRVYQTLLDLQMLDITREPIEIAPTAHYSMGGVWVRPEDHSTDVAGLYAIGEASSGLHGANRLGGNSLIELLVFGRITGQAAAAYSQSLTAQRRSAAAVAEARAEVDDLLAADGPENVRALQRAIRNTMTEHAGVVRDEEGLRAGLAELSVIEKRMADVGVHPDIAGYQDLAHAFDLKSAAMAARATLESALERRETRGCHNRSDHPDQDPALRVNLVWSPATGVTRESIPDVPDEISALMQEVSTEGKLVE
- a CDS encoding Ohr family peroxiredoxin, producing MSEPFELPGLSAEKDYAGESFAPIYTTTVTVNGGPSSHGRASGRARSSDGVLDIDLRMPAELGGDGRGTNPEQLFAAGFAACFHGALSLVARQEELDPAPIAVEATVSFGRDPGDGGYLLHIDLLVGWPDIDPEIAAPLLERADSLCPYARMAWRGTPTTITLA
- a CDS encoding sigma-70 family RNA polymerase sigma factor, which encodes METHLVEAGPGRKGAVGTAAPAMVVPDDATSVFMQARPGLFKIAHRIVGDTDEAEDVIQEAWLRWQRADRTVVRNPSALLRTTTARLAINLVQSAWKRRESCASPWLPESTDLDATPEAVAERHDVAEGAVRLLMQTLTPRQRAVYVLREGFDYPYGRIAELLGIGVDNTRQQASRAQERLAADRPRQPVDSVAHRRLVQAFLAAAQYGDLAHLEAVLSTDAHA
- a CDS encoding SDR family oxidoreductase — protein: MKVVVIGGTGLIGSKLVGKLNEHGHEAVAAAPNTGVNTLTGEGLAEVLKGASVVVDVSNSPSWEDEAVLTFFRTSTANLLQAEAEAGETHHVALSVVGTDRLQESGYFRAKQAQEELIKASGMPYSIVHATQFFEFIKGIADISTDGDTVHMSSAKFQPIYSDDVAAAVGRTAVGAPVNGVVEIAGPEVFQLDELIRKTLADANDPRTVVTDPKAGYSGAQLQETTLLPGPDAHIAETKLSDWMARQQ